The following coding sequences are from one Vibrio syngnathi window:
- the guaB gene encoding IMP dehydrogenase, translating into MLRIAKEALTFDDVLLVPAHSTVLPNTADLRTQLTKNISLNIPMISASMDTVTEARLAIALAQEGGIGFIHKNMSIEQQAEMVRQVKIYEAGVVSHPVTVNPDATIADVVALTQKHGFAGFPVVTETNELVGIITGRDVRFVTDLSKKVDVVMTPKARLASVKEGATREEVQEKMHEARVEKVLVVNDDFQLTGMITAKDFHKAERKPNACKDERGSLRVGAAVGAGAGNEERVAALVEAGVDVLLIDSSHGHSEGVLNRIRDTRAAYPDLQIIGGNVATGSGARALIEAGVSAVKVGIGPGSICTTRIVTGVGVPQVTAIADAAEVANEYGIPVIADGGIRFSGDICKAIVAGASCVMVGSMFAGTEEAPGEVILYNGRSYKSYRGMGSLGAMSQGSSDRYFQSDNAADKLVPEGIEGRIAYKGRLKEIVHQQMGGLRSSMGLTGSATVEDMRTKAEFVRISGAGMKESHVHDVQITKEAPNYRLG; encoded by the coding sequence ATGCTAAGAATTGCCAAAGAAGCGCTGACATTCGACGACGTACTGCTAGTGCCAGCACACTCCACCGTTCTCCCTAATACAGCTGATCTTCGCACTCAGCTGACGAAGAATATTTCCCTAAACATCCCAATGATCTCTGCATCGATGGATACTGTGACAGAAGCTCGCCTAGCGATTGCACTGGCACAAGAAGGCGGAATAGGCTTCATTCATAAGAACATGTCTATTGAACAGCAAGCTGAAATGGTTCGCCAGGTTAAAATTTACGAAGCAGGTGTGGTTTCTCACCCTGTTACTGTAAACCCTGACGCGACAATCGCTGATGTTGTAGCTCTTACTCAAAAACACGGCTTCGCCGGTTTCCCTGTTGTTACTGAAACAAACGAACTTGTTGGTATTATTACTGGCCGTGACGTTCGCTTTGTTACTGACCTTTCTAAGAAAGTTGACGTAGTAATGACGCCTAAAGCTCGCCTTGCTTCTGTTAAAGAAGGTGCAACTCGTGAAGAAGTTCAAGAGAAAATGCATGAAGCGCGTGTTGAAAAAGTTCTTGTTGTAAATGATGACTTCCAACTAACTGGAATGATCACTGCGAAAGATTTCCATAAAGCAGAACGTAAACCAAACGCTTGTAAAGATGAGCGCGGCAGCCTACGCGTAGGTGCTGCTGTTGGTGCTGGTGCAGGTAACGAAGAGCGCGTTGCTGCTCTAGTTGAAGCTGGCGTAGACGTTCTACTTATCGACTCTTCACACGGTCACTCTGAAGGCGTACTTAACCGTATCCGCGACACACGCGCAGCATACCCTGATCTACAAATCATCGGTGGTAACGTAGCAACTGGCTCTGGCGCTCGTGCTCTTATTGAAGCGGGTGTTAGTGCGGTTAAAGTAGGTATCGGCCCGGGTTCAATCTGTACAACTCGTATAGTTACTGGTGTTGGTGTTCCTCAAGTAACAGCAATTGCAGACGCAGCTGAAGTAGCAAACGAATACGGTATTCCAGTCATCGCAGATGGCGGCATCCGCTTCTCTGGCGATATCTGTAAAGCTATCGTTGCTGGCGCATCTTGTGTGATGGTTGGTTCAATGTTCGCGGGTACTGAAGAAGCACCGGGTGAAGTTATCCTTTACAACGGTCGTTCTTACAAGTCTTACCGTGGTATGGGTTCTCTTGGGGCTATGTCTCAAGGTTCTTCTGACCGTTACTTCCAATCTGACAACGCTGCAGACAAGCTTGTTCCAGAAGGTATTGAAGGTCGTATCGCATACAAAGGTCGTCTAAAAGAGATCGTTCACCAACAGATGGGCGGTCTACGCTCAAGCATGGGCCTAACAGGTTCTGCAACTGTTGAAGACATGCGTACTAAAGCTGAGTTTGTTCGTATCTCTGGTGCGGGCATGAAAGAATCTCACGTACACGATGTTCAAATCACGAAAGAAGCACCTAACTACCGTTTAGGTTAA